The nucleotide sequence AAAGATCAAGGTCTGGTCTAGATGATGCTAACGCACTATCAATAAGAAAATATTCTTGTTCCCATCCTAGTGTAGCCACTACTTTAGAAACATTTTTGTCAAAATATTTACAAACCGCTGTCGCTGCCTGATCTATGCTTTGGAGTGATCTAAGTAAAGGAGTTTTGAAATCCAGCGCTTCACCAGTATAAGCAACAAATACGGTTGGGATACACAATGTAGTACCCATGATAAACGCAGGGGATGTAGGATCCCATGCCGTGTAACCACGTGCCTCAAAAGTATTTCTAATTCCGCCGTTAGGGAAAGAAGATGCATCTGGCTCTTGTTGTACCAATTGGCCTCCATCAAATTTTTCCATTACTTCACCGCTCATTTCCAGCTCAAAAAAGGCGTCATGCTTTTCTGCTGTTGATCCAGTTAGTGGTTGGAACCAGTGCGTGTAATGTGTTGCTCCATTTTGAATTGCCCAATCTTTCATACCTGTAGAGATATGGTCTGCAATTTCACGATCTATTTTAGTACCCGTTTCCATGGCAGACATAACGCTTTTGTAAGCTTGTTTTGTCAAGTGGTGACGCATGGCAGATTTGTTAAACACATGCTTACCGAAAATACTACTGCGGCGTTCTGGTTCCGTCACTGGAATTGGTTGACGATTCAACGTCTCTTTGATTGCTTGAAATCTAAGTGTGGACATATTGGATTTAATTGAATTAGTGGTGTAAAAATATTAAAATAAGAAAAACACCCCTAAAAAAAATGGGGTTTAACGTTAATAGCTCAAAAAAATTCGTGCTGAAGCCCTAAATACTATAGGGCGTTGAAGATATAATAAATAAACAGGCCGTAAATTGCCAATAATCCAATTCCCTTGAATCTAGAAATCACAAATCGTTTAGGTAAAAAGGCAAGAGGTAACAGTACGACGGCAAATCCTATCATCCACAAAATATCATTACTAAGGAGTGAAAGGTTTTGACCATCGATTTCTATAGGTTGGATCACAGCGGTTATTCCCAAAACAGATCCTATATTAAAAATGTTGCTTCCCACCAGATTACCTAAGGAAATGGCTTTTTCTTTCTTGATGGCGGCAATAAGAGAGGCGGCCAGTTCTGGAACCGAGGTTCCTACAGCGATCATGGAAACTGCTATCACACCTTCAGGAATAGCTAGTGCCGTGGCAATCTCGACAGCACCTTTCACCAGCCATTCAGATCCCAGCCATAGTGCGGCACCACCTAATAATAAATAGAGAATGATTTTCCACCATTTGTTTTTTTGAGCGCTTTCGTCCAGATCCATATCCAGGTCAATATCTACCGCAGCTGGTTGTTTACGAGCACGGCGAATGAGCAACACTAAGAAAAGCACTAATAAAGCTATAAGAAAAACACCTTCCAGCCGGGTGATGTTGTTTCCCGTCCATAAAACCGCATAGCAAATAAGGCTAAAAACCACCATCCACAACCAGTTGAATTTAAAGAAATCCTTATCCATGGCCAGTGGTGCCACAACCGCAGTGGCGCCTAAAACGATTCCAATATTGGCAATGTTGGATCCTATTACATTCCCAACCGCAAGTGCCGAAAGTCCATTGAGGGCACCTTGAACGCTCACAATCAGTTCTGGCGCACTCGTCGCAAAAGAAACCACGGTAAGCCCAATGATCATTCTAGACAGGTTCAGTTTGAGGGATAGCCCAACTGATGAGCGTACCAAAAACTCACCACCAGCCACCAGCAACACAAAACCCAGAATGATATAAAGAATACTCATCTAATAACCTTCAACATCCTCCATGATAAAATCCTCCATGCGCTCTTCACCACTTGTGTGCAGGACGCTCACATCGCCAGTGGTTTCCAGCACTACGGCGCGCACCTCGCTCAACCTGATTACATTGGCCTCGCGCAACTTACCTCTCAGTTCATTTTTGGTGACTTT is from Nonlabens sp. YIK11 and encodes:
- a CDS encoding calcium/sodium antiporter yields the protein MSILYIILGFVLLVAGGEFLVRSSVGLSLKLNLSRMIIGLTVVSFATSAPELIVSVQGALNGLSALAVGNVIGSNIANIGIVLGATAVVAPLAMDKDFFKFNWLWMVVFSLICYAVLWTGNNITRLEGVFLIALLVLFLVLLIRRARKQPAAVDIDLDMDLDESAQKNKWWKIILYLLLGGAALWLGSEWLVKGAVEIATALAIPEGVIAVSMIAVGTSVPELAASLIAAIKKEKAISLGNLVGSNIFNIGSVLGITAVIQPIEIDGQNLSLLSNDILWMIGFAVVLLPLAFLPKRFVISRFKGIGLLAIYGLFIYYIFNAL